In Aspergillus flavus chromosome 3, complete sequence, one genomic interval encodes:
- the aflC gene encoding beta-ketoacyl synthase — translation MAQSRQLFLFGDQTADFVPKLRSLLSVQDSPILAAFLDQSHYVVRAQMLQSMNTIDHKLARTADLRQMVQKYVDGKLTPAFRTALVCLCQLGCFIREYEESGNMYPQPSDSYVLGFCMGSLAAVAVSCSRSLSELLPIAVQTVLIAFRLGLCALEMRDRVDGCSDDRGDPWSTIVWGLDPQQARDQIEVFCQTTNAPQTRRPWISCISKNAITLSGSPSTLRAFCEMPQMAQHRTALIPICLPAHNGALFTQADITTILDTTPTTPWEQLPGQIPYISHVTGNVVQTTNYRDLIEVALSETLLEQVRLDLVETGLPRLLQSRQVKSVTIVPFLTRMNETMSNILPVSFISTETRTDTGRAIPASGRPGAGKCKLAIVSMSGRFPESPTTESFWDLLYKGLDVCKEVPRRRWDINTHVDPSGKARNKGATKWGCWLDFSGEFDPRFFGISPKEAPQMDPAQRMALMSTYEAMERAGLVPDTTPSTQRDRIGVFHGVTSNDWMETNTAQNIDTYFITGGNRGFIPGRINFCFEFAGPSYTNDTACSSSLAAIHLACNSLWRGDCDTAVAGGTNMIYTPDGHTGLDKGFFLSRTGNCKPYDDKADGYCRAEGVGTVFIKRLEDALADNDPILGVILDAKTNHSAMSESMTRPHVGAQIDNMTAALNTTGLHPNDFSYIEMHGTGTQVGDAVEMESVLSVFAPSETARKADQPLFVGSAKANVGHGEGVSGVTSLIKVLMMMQHDTIPPHCGIKPGSKINRNFPDLGARNVHIAFEPKPWPRTHTPRRVLINNFSAAGGNTALILEDAPERHWPTEKDPRSSHIVALSAHVGASMKTNLERLHQYLLKNPHTDLAQLSYTTTARRWHYLHRVSVTGASVEEVTRKLEMAIQNGDGVSRPKSKPKILFAFTGQGSQYATMGKQVYDAYPSFREDLEKFDRLAQSHGFPSFLHVCTSPKGDVEEMAPVVVQLAITCLQMALTNLMTYFGIRADVTVGHSLGEFAALYAAGVLSASDVVYLVGQRAELLQERCQRGTHAMLAVKATPEALSQWIRDHDCEVACINGPEDTVLSGTTKNVAEVQRAMTDNGIKCTLLKLPFAFHSAQVQPILDDFEALAQGATFAKPQLPILSPLLRTEIHEQGVVTPSYVAQHCRHTVDMAQALRSAREKGLIDDKTLVIELGPKPLISGMVKMTLGDKISTLPTLAPNKAIWPSLQKILTSVYTGGWDINWKNYHAPFASSQKVVDLPSYGWDLKDYYIPYQGDWCLHRHQQDCKCAAPGHEIKTADYQVPPESTPHRPSKLDPSKEAFPEIKTTTTLHRVVEETTKPLGATLVVETDISRKDVNGLARGHLVDGIPLCTPSFYADIAMQVGQYSMQRLRAGHPGAGAIDGLVDVSDMVVDKALVPHGKGPQLLRTTLTMEWPPKAAATTRSAKVKFATYFADGKLDTEHASCTVRFTSDAQLKSLRRSVSEYKTHIRQLHDGHAKGQFMRYNRKTGYKLMSSMARFNPDYMLLDYLVLNEAENEAASGVDFSLGSSEGTFAAHPAHVDAITQVAGFAMNANDNVDIEKQVYVNHGWDSFQIYQPLDNSKSYQVYTKMCQAKENDLVHGDVVVLDGEQIVAFFRGLTLRSVPRGALRVVLQTTVKKADRQLGFKTMPSPPPPTTTMPISPYKPANTQVSSQAIPAEATHSHTPQQPKHSPVPETAGSAPAAKGVGVSNEKLDAVMRVVSEESGIALEELTDDSNFADMGIDSLSSMVIGSRFREDLGLDLGPEFSLFIDCTTVRALEDFMLGSGDAGSGSNVEDPPPSATPAINPEIDWSSSASDSIFASEDHGHSSESGADTGSPPALDLKPYCRPSTSVVLQGLPMVARKTLFMLPDGGGSAFSYASLPRLKSDTAVVGLNCPYARDPENMNCTHGAMIESFCNEIRRRQPRGPYHLGGWSSGGAFAYVVAEALVNQGEEVHSLIIIDAPIPQAMEQLPRAFYEHCNSIGLFATQPGASPDGSTEPPSYLIPHFIAVVDVMLDYKLAPLHARRMPKVGIVWAADTVMDERDAPKMKGMHFMIQKRTEFGPDGWDTIMPGASFDIVRADGANHFTLMQKEHVSIISDLIDRVMD, via the exons ATGGCTCAATCAAGGCAactctttctcttcggcgATCAGACAGCGGATTTTGTTCCCAAGCTCCGCAGTTTACTATCCGTCCAGGACAGCCCTATTCTAGCCGCCTTTCTTGACCAGTCCCACTATGTCGTGCGAGCCCAGATGCTGCAGAGCATGAACACGATTGATCACAAGTTGGCTCGAACCGCTGACCTGCGCCAAATGGTCCAGAAGTATGTCGACGGCAAACTGACCCCGGCATTTCGAACCGCTCTAGTGTGCCTCTGCCAGTTGGGATGCTTCATCCG GGAATATGAGGAATCTGGCAACATGTACCCACAGCCCAGTGACAGCTACGTGCTGGGATTCTGCATGGGTTCCTTGGCCGCTGTGGCGGTAAGCTGCAGTCGCTCCTTGTCAGAGCTGCTGCCTATCGCTGTACAAACTGTGTTGATTGCCTTCCGCCTCGGTCTTTGCGCCCTGGAGATGCGGGATCGGGTGGATGGGTGTAGCGATGATCGAGGTGACCCTTGGTCTACCATTGTTTGGGGTCTGGATCCCCAGCAAGCTCGTGATCAGATTGAAGTGTTCTGTCAGACCACA AACGCACCTCAGACGAGGCGCCCGTGGATCAGCTGCATCTCTAAGAATGCCATCACCCTAAGTGGCAGTCCATCCACTTTGAGGGCGTTCTGTGAGATGCCTCAGATGGCCCAGCACCGGACTGCCCTAATTCCCATCTGTTTACCGGCCCACAATGGCGCCCTCTTCACGCAGGCAGATATCACTACCATACTAGACACGACGCCTACCACTCCTTGGGAGCAACTGCCCGGCCAAATACCTTATATTTCCCATGTCACGGGGAATGTAGTCCAGACTACCAACTACCGGGACCTTATAGAGGTAGCCTTGTCTGAGACTCTCTTGGAGCAAGTGCGACTAGACTTGGTTGAGACTGGACTGCCACGCCTTTTGCAATCTCGTCAGGTCAAGAGCGTCACCATCGTCCCATTCTTGACTCGCATGAATGAGACAATGAGCAACATTCTCCCAGTCAGCTTTATCAGTACAGAGACAAGGACTGACACCGGACGAGCCATCCCAGCTTCAGGTCGACCAGGCGCAGGCAAGTGCAAGCTGGCTATTGTGTCCATGTCGGGGAGGTTCCCTGAATCACCGACCACCGAAAGCTTTTGGGACCTTTTATACAAAGGGTTGGATGTTTGTAAAGAGGTTCCCCGTCGACGGTGGGACATCAACACGCATGTGGATCCCAGCGGGAAAGCACGAAACAAAGGGGCTACCAAATGGGGCTGTTGGCTGGATTTCTCAGGCGAGTTTGATCCCCGATTCTTTGGGATCTCGCCCAAAGAGGCGCCACAGATGGATCCAGCTCAGCGCATGGCCTTGATGTCTACTTACGAGGCAATGGAGCGGGCTGGTTTGGTTCCCGACACCACGCCGTCGACCCAGCGAGACCGCATTGGGGTCTTCCACGGAGTCACCAGTAACGACTGGATGGAGACCAATACAGCCCAGAACATTGACACATACTTCATCACCGGTGGAAACCGGGGGTTTATTCCCGGGCGCATTAACTTCTGTTTCGAATTTGCCGGACCCAGCTATACCAATGACACGGCCTGTTCATCCAGTCTAGCTGCCATCCACCTGGCCTGCAATTCTCTCTGGCGGGGCGACTGTGACACGGCGGTGGCAGGAGGAACTAACATGATCTATACTCCTGATGGTCACACAGGATTGGACAAAgggttctttctttcccggaCTGGCAACTGCAAACCCTACGACGACAAGGCCGATGGTTACTGCCGAGCTGAGGGGGTCGGGACGGTGTTCATCAAACGGCTGGAAGATGCCCTGGCAGATAATGACCCCATCCTCGGCGTTATTCTAGATGCTAAAACTAATCACTCAGCCATGTCGGAGTCGATGACTCGGCCGCACGTGGGCGCCCAAATCGATAACATGACGGCGGCGCTGAATACCACTGGACTCCACCCCAATGACTTTAGCTACATTGAGATGCATGGCACTGGCACCCAGGTAGGGGATGCGGTGGAGATGGAGTCAGTCCTGTCGGTGTTTGCGCCGTCCGAAACCGCCAGAAAGGCGGATCAGCCACTATTTGTCGGCTCAGCCAAGGCCAACGTAGGACATGGAGAGGGAGTGTCTGGGGTTACGAGCCTTATTAAggttctgatgatgatgcagcaCGATACCATACCTCCTCACTGCGGCATCAAACCGGGCAGCAAAATCAACCGCAACTTCCCTGATCTTGGAGCTCGCAATGTGCACATCGCCTTTGAACCCAAGCCCTGGCCACGCACACACACTCCGCGCAGGGTGCTTATCAACAACTTCAGTGCCGCGGGAGGGAATACTGCCTTGATATTGGAAGACGCTCCGGAGCGTCACTGGCCGACAGAGAAGGATCCGCGCTCTAGTCATATCGTCGCCCTGTCTGCGCATGTGGGGGCTTCCATGAAAACCAACCTCGAACGACTGCATCAGTATCTCCTGAAAAACCCCCACACTGATCTCGCGCAGCTGTCATATACTACTACTGCGCGTCGATGGCATTATTTACACCGAGTGAGCGTCACTGGCGCGTCTGTTGAAGAAGTGACTCGCAAGCTAGAGATGGCCATACAGAACGGGGACGGAGTCAGTCGACCTAAAAGCAAGCCGAAGATTCTCTTTGCTTTCACGGGACAAGGGTCTCAATATGCAACTATGGGTAAGCAGGTGTACGATGCGTATCCATCTTTCAGAGAGGACCTGGAGAAGTTTGATCGGTTGGCGCAAAGTCATGGCTTCCCTAGTTTTCTTCACGTCTGTACTTCACCTAAAGGGGATGTGGAAGAGATGGCTCCCGTTGTGGTGCAACTGGCTATCACTTGCCTCCAAATGGCCCTTACTAACCTCATGACCTACTTCGGGATCCGTGCCGATGTGACAGTGGGGCATAGTTTGGGTGAATTTGCAGCCCTGTATGCGGCGGGAGTTCTTTCGGCCTCAGACGTCGTTTACCTGGTTGGTCAAAGAGCGGAGCTACTCCAGGAGCGCTGCCAACGCGGGACGCATGCCATGCTGGCTGTAAAAGCTACCCCTGAAGCGTTGTCCCAATGGATCCGGGATCATGACTGTGAGGTAGCCTGTATTAATGGCCCTGAAGATACCGTTCTCAGTGGCACCACTAAGAATGTTGCCGAGGTTCAACGCGCTATGACGGACAACGGGATCAAATGCACGCTGTTGAAACTGCCGTTTGCCTTCCATTCTGCCCAGGTGCAACCTATTCTGGATGACTTTGAGGCCCTGGCTCAGGGAGCGACATTTGCCAAGCCTCAACTACCAATTCTCTCTCCCTTGCTGCGAACAGAAATCCACGAACAAGGCGTCGTGACTCCATCATATGTCGCGCAACATTGTCGTCACACCGTAGATATGGCCCAAGCTTTGAGATCTGCTCGAGAAAAGGGACTCATCGACGACAAAACCCTCGTCATTGAGCTGGGACCGAAGCCATTAATCTCGGGCATGGTGAAAATGACACTGGGAGACAAAATTAGCACCTTACCCACTCTAGCACCTAACAAGGCCATTTGGCCCAGCCTGCAGAAGATTCTCACCTCGGTCTACACGGGTGGGTGGGATATTAATTGGAAGAATTATCACGCCCCTTTCGCCTCCTCCCAGAAGGTGGTGGATCTGCCGAGCTACGGCTGGGATTTGAAGGACTACTACATCCCGTATCAGGGTGACTGGTGTCTGCATCGCCACCAGCAGGATTGTAAGTGCGCCGCTCCTGGCCACGAAATCAAAACGGCCGACTACCAAGTGCCTCCTGAGTCGACGCCTCACCGTCCATCCAAGCTGGACCCTAGCAAGGAGGCCTTCCCCGAAATCAAGACCACCACGACACTCCATCGAGTGGTAGAAGAGACGACCAAACCTTTGGGCGCCACCCTAGTTGTGGAGACAGACATATCTCGGAAGGATGTTAACGGCCTCGCTCGAGGGCACCTTGTCGATGGGATCCCTTTGTGTACCCCTTCCTTTTATGCTGACATCGCCATGCAAGTGGGCCAATATAGTATGCAACGGCTCCGTGCGGGACATCCGGGGGCCGGTGCCATAGATGGCCTTGTGGACGTGTCCGACATGGTGGTGGACAAAGCGTTAGTTCCCCATGGGAAGGGACCTCAATTGCTGCGCACGACGCTTACCATGGAGTGGCCGCCCAAGGCTGCTGCTACTACGCGAAGCGCCAAAGTCAAATTCGCCACCTATTTT GCCGATGGGAAGCTCGATACGGAGCATGCCAGCTGTACTGTCAGATTCACAAGCGATGCACAGTTGAAATCTCTACGCCGGTCTGTGTCTGAGTACAAGACCCACATTCGTCAGTTACATGATGGCCATGCTAAGGGACAGTTCATGCGATACAATAGGAAGACCGGGTACAAGCTCATGAGCAGCATGGCTCGGTTTAATCCCGACTACATGCTCCTAGATTATCTGGTGCTGAACGAAGCAGAGAACGAGGCAGCAAGTGGTGTAGACTTCTCGTTGGGATCGTCGGAAGGCACCTTCGCAGCTCACCCAGCTCACGTCGATGCCATCACCCAGGTGGCCGGTTTTGCTATGAATGCCAATGACAATGTCGACATTGAGAAACAGGTCTACGTCAATCACGGTTGGGACTCGTTCCAGATCTACCAACCGCTAGATAATAGCAAGTCTTACCAGGTCTACACCAAGATGTGTCAAGCGAAGGAGAATGATTTGGTGCATGGCGATGTGGTAGTTCTGGACGGAGAACAAATCGTTGCTTTCTTCCGCGGCCTTACG CTGCGATCAGTTCCTCGTGGTGCACTGCGTGTCGTCCTGCAGACTACAGTGAAAAAGGCCGATCGCCAACTAGGATTTAAGACAATGCCGTCGCCGCCGCCCCCGACGACGACAATGCCAATATCGCCTTATAAACCAGCTAATACTCAGGTTTCCAGCCAAGCTATTCCAGCAGAGGCCACTCATTCTCACACCCCGCAACAGCCAAAGCATTCCCCGGTACCGGAAACTGCCGGAAGCGCTCCAGCGGCAAAAGGAGTTGGTGTCAGTAACGAAAAGTTAGATGCTGTAATGCGAGTCGTTTCGGAGGAGAGTGGAATTGCCCTCGAGGAGCTCACCGATGACAGCAACTTTGCTGACATGGGCATCGACTCTCTCAGTTCAATGGTCATTGGGAGCCGCTTCAGAGAGGACCTGGGGCTGGACCTGGGGCCTGagttttctcttttcattgACTGCACTACCGTGCGTGCCTTGGAAGACTTCATGTTGGGAAGCGGGGATGCTGGCAGTGGCTCCAATGTAGAAGATCCTCCCCCATCAGCTACTCCCGCCATCAACCCCGAAATCGATTGGTCTAGCAGTGCCTCCGATAGTATTTTTGCCAGCGAAGATCACGGTCATTCGAGTGAGTCCGGCGCCGACACCGGAAGTCCGCCTGCACTTGACCTGAAGCCCTACTGCCGCCCCTCAACTTCTGTCGTCCTACAAGGTCTACCTATGGTGGCGCGGAAAACTCTGTTTATGCTCCCTGATGGCGGAGGGTCTGCGTTCTCCTACGCCTCCCTGCCGCGCCTCAAATCAGATACTGCCGTTGTGGGCCTGAATTGCCCTTATGCTCGGGATCCCGAGAACATGAACTGCACACATGGAGCTATGATTGAGAGCTTTTGCAATGAGATCCGGCGGCGACAGCCACGGGGCCCCTATCACCTGGGCGGCTGGTCGTCCGGTGGTGCATTCGCTTACGTCGTGGCCGAGGCACTTGTTAACCAAGGCGAGGAGGTGCATTCGTTAATCATCATTGATGCGCCTATTCCCCAAGCCATGGAACAACTTCCCCGAGCATTTTACGAGCACTGCAATAGCATTGGATTGTTCGCTACCCAGCCGGGGGCTAGTCCGGACGGCTCGACTGAGCCTCCGTCCTACTTAATCCCACACTTTATCGctgtggtggatgtgatgCTGGATTACAAGCTGGCCCCGTTGCATGCGCGCCGGATGCCCAAAGTCGGCATCGTCTGGGCGGCAGATACAGTCATGGACGAGCGGGACGCTCCCAAGATGAAAGGAATGCATTTTATGATTCAGAAGCGGACGGAATTTGGTCCCGATGGGTGGGATACGATCATGCCCGGGGCCTCGTTTGACATTGTCCGAGCAGACGGTGCTAATCATTTTACGTTGATG CAAAAGGAACATGTCTCTATAATTAGCGATCTGATCGACCGGGTCATGGATTAG
- the aflT gene encoding aflT, with protein MQSNKETALDPERNPTGEGEVRTSNDHDMLIDEAADASSHISGMKLYLIVLSLLLAVFCVALDNTILSVAIPRITDEFHRLNDIGWYASAYLLTTCAFQLLYGKLYALFSTKWVFLVALGIFEVGSLICGVAPSSVVLIVGRAIAGVGSSGIFTGALVTIAHIVPLAKRPVYMGLLGGMYGIASVAGPLLGGAFTNEVTWRWCFYINLPVGGVTAVVILFLLRIPKSADLRTHGAWEMLKGLDPLGTIVFTPSIICVLLALQWGGVDYAWSNGRIIALFVLFGVLLITFIVIQVLMKDNATVPIKVASQRSVACASVFVFFIGASMFVMIYYVPIWFQAIRNQSPVQAGIDSIALILANTAGAIISGAVTNKTGHYAHWFIVSSVIMSIGAGCLTLFTVDIAQSKWIGFLFLYGIGVGFGFQQGAVAVQAVLPMAQVPIGTALIWFVQMLGGALFTSVAQNIFSTHLAENLANLQLPGLDPEAIVGAGATGFRQLVQPEYMDQVLVAYNAALLDVFQVALICSCLSILGAVGIEWRSVKQNR; from the exons ATGCAGAGCAATAAGGAGACGGCACTCGACCCCGAGCGCAACCCCACGGGCGAGGGGGAGGTGCGGACATCTAACGACCATGACATGCTAATCGACGAGGCTGCCGACGCGAGTAGTCACATCTCCGGCATGAAGTTGTATCTCATTGTGCTAAGTCTATTGCTCGCTGTGTTCTGCGTGGCTCTCGATAACACC ATCCTGTCCGTTGCCATCCCTCGCATCACGGATGAATTCCACCGGCTGAACGATATTGGATGGTATGCGTCCGCCTATCTACTGACTACGTGTG CCTTCCAATTACTATATGGCAAGTTATATGCCCTCTTCAGCACCAAATGGGTCTTTCTCGTCGCCCTGGGTATTTTCGAAGTGGGCTCTCTGATCTGCGGCGTCGCACCGTCGTCCGTAGTTCTCATCGTCGGCCGTGCCATCGCGGGAGTGGGGAGCTCGGGGATCTTTACAGGTGCTCTGGTCACCATCGCGCATATTGTGCCCTTGGCCAAGCGACCAGTTTACATGGGGCTCTTGGGGGGGATGTACGGGATTGCGTCAGTGGCAGGCCCTCTG TTGGGGGGCGCCTTCACGAACGAAGTGACCTGGCGATGGTGCTTCTACATCAATCTTCCGGTCGGAGGGGTCACCGCTGTGGTTAtcctgtttcttcttcggatCCCCAAATCGGCGGACCTGCGCACGCATGGCGCCTGGGAGATGTTGAAAGGCTTAGATCCGTTAGGCACGATTGTCTTCACCCCGTCCATCATCTGCGTTCTCCTGGCGCTCCAGTGGGGTGGGGTGGACTACGCTTGGTCGAATGGACGCATTATCGCGCTGTTTGTTCTCTTCGGCGTGCTCCTCATCACATTTATCGTCATTCAGGTCCTCATGAAGGATAACGCCACCG TACCGATCAAAGTAGCCTCTCAGCGATCCGTAGCATGCGCCtccgtcttcgtcttcttcatcggcgcCTCCATGTTCGTGATGATCTACTATGTGCCGATCTGG TTCCAAGCCATTCGCAACCAATCACCCGTGCAGGCAGGCATTGATTCTATTGCCTTGATTTTGGCCAATACCGCCGGTGCCATCATCTCTGGCGCCGTGACCAATAAGACAGGGCACTACGCCCACTGGTTTATTGTCAGTAGCGTGATCATGTCGATTGGCGCCGGCTGCCTTACCCTCTTCACCGTGGATATTGCCCAATCCAAATGGATCggttttctcttcctctatgGGATCGGCgtcggcttcggctttcAGCAAGGCGCCGTGGCCGTTCAGGCCGTGCTTCCCATGGCACAAGTCCCCATCGGAACCGCACTAATCTGGTTTGTGCAGATGTTGGGCGGTGCGCTCTTCACCTCGGTAGCGCAAAACATTTTCAGCACCCACCTAGCGGAGAACCTCGCGAACCTGCAGCTGCCAGGTCTCGATCCAGAGGCAATCGTGGGTGCCGGTGCTACCGGGTTTCGCCAACTGGTCCAACCGGAGTACATGGACCAGGTGCTGGTGGCATATAATGCCGCGTTGCTGGACGTCTTTCAGGTGGCCCTAATTTGCAGCTGTCTTAGCATTCTCGGCGCCGTCGGGATCGAATGGAGAAGCGTTAAGCAGAACAGGTAA
- the aflU gene encoding aflU, protein MKCISKTRTITITFMLAGLRSRTKILNSRRSLFSRGLRSPPSSTITIGYDEESSSPSSRRNTSRASTLTSDLTTHYVYGTNLKFSRSRISKMTFSRAWTAWIPGSPCYSSSGVYQKTLLQAMATADVPEEEKTATRLQMETLNIIAGGTETTARALAVGVFHLAHKPSLLLQLRDELRTVMPFPDSLASCTQLEQLPYSYLAGVVNESLRLAFGFIIRPARVYPNDPLVNEDLTPISQSAYFVCMDPSIFSQPDDFNPDRWVQAARDGNKLHRYLIVLSKGSRHCLGINFALAEIYLAIATVARRFDLVPYQTTVEQLQMKRDLGFTAPEKGPFTVRAKVTGLAD, encoded by the exons ATGAAGTGCATATCCAAGACTCGCACTATTACCATCACATTTATGCTGGCGGGGCTAAGAAGCAGGACAAAGATCCTGAATTCCCGGCGGTCCCTCTTTTCCCGGGGGTTACGGTCACCACCATCAAGCACAATCACCATCGGCTACGACGAGGAATCATcaagtccttcttctcgaagaaatACGTCACGGGCCTCGA CGCTGACCTCCGACCTCACGACGCATTATGTGTACGGAACGAACTTGAAATTCTCGCGGAGCCGGATTTCAAAAATGACTTTCTCGCGGGCATGGACAGCGTGGATCCCTGGATCCCCGTGCTACTCGTCTTCGGGCGTCT ACCAGAAGACCCTGCTTCAGGCGATGGCCACCGCCGACGTAcctgaagaggagaaaacGGCTACGCGACTGCAAATGGAGACACTGAACATTATCGCCGGGGGCACGGAGACAACGGCACGGGCCCTGGCGGTGGGAGTGTTTCATTTGGCACATAAGCCATCCCTGCTGCTCCAACTGCGCGATGAGCTTCGGACTGTGATGCCGTTTCCCGACAGCTTGGCTTCCTGCACACAATTGGAACAGTTGCCATACTCATACTTG GCCGGTGTTGTCAATGAGAGCCTTCGGTTGGCCTTTGGCTTCATTATTCGACCTGCACGCGTTTATCCGAACGATCCTCTGGTGAACGAAGACCTT ACTCCGATCAGTCAAAGTGCCTATTTCGTATGCATGGACCCGTCGATCTTCTCGCAGCCCGATGATTTCAACCCGGATCGCTGGGTGCAGGCCGCCCGCGATGGGAACAAGTTGCATCGGTATCTGATTGTCTTAAGCAAAGGCAGTCGGCACTGCCTCGGCATCAA TTTCGCTCTGGCAGAAATCTATCTAGCCATCGCCACCGTCGCGAGACGCTTCGACCTGGTCCCCTACCAGACGACAGTCGAGCAGTTGCAGATGAAGCGTGATCTCGGCTTCACCGCACCGGAAAAGGGTCCCTTCACCGTCCGGGCCAAGGTGACTGGGTTGGCGGATTGA
- the aflF gene encoding aflF, producing the protein MGPRGDRGDWLIVRVVCRYCKWRWRMWCRKPHMCFPLLEPAVHISLMDEEVNTIENAYEFDPGFPHTFLSGSMFAEGPPKGGYSPDVVWWTKMLGTFDWVEGAKPIRPHP; encoded by the exons ATGGGACCTAGGGGGGACAGAGGTGACTGGTTAATTGTAAGAGTAG TGTGCCGCTATTGCAAGTGGCGCTGGCGTATGTGGTGCAGAAAACCCCATATGTGTTTCCCATTGTTGGAGCCCGCTGTGCACATTTCActgatggatgaagaggtgAACACAATAGAGAATGCATATGAGTTTGATCCTGGATTTCCGCATACCTTTCTCAGTGGTTCGATGTTTGCTGAGGGGCCGCCGAAGGGTGGATATTCCCCTGATGTTGTTTGGTGGACCAAGATGCTGGGCACGTTTGACTGGGTAGAGGGAGCGAAGCCAATTCGTCCTCACCCATGA
- a CDS encoding putative MFS multidrug transporter: protein MGHQEEPPRICKTPSGHGQGEGPAEKTSKPSTEEVGWDGPTDPARPVNWSRKKKWWNMGIISYLTFLTPLTSSIVAPAQGLVMKDFHSTNRTLASFVVSIYLVGFAVGPLFLAPLSEIYGRLRVYQVGTFIFTIWNIAGALAPNVGALLVFRLFAGISGSGPVTLGAGSVADMFARQERGVAMSLYGLGPLLGPVIGPIAGGYLSQAQGWRWVFWLLAIVSGVAVVLVLFVLSESYEPVLLRQKAKRIRQENTSVEVNAGQALKLDSRKVFIQAITRPTKLLFLTPNVALFSLYTGVVFGYLYLLFTTVTEVYETTYNFSQGATGLVYIGIGVGALIGITGFGALSDKIQNLLIERNNGQAEPEFRLPPLIPGSFLIPIGLFWYGWSAQMHVHWIMPIIGLGWVGCGMIATLLPIQSYLVDAFGEYAASAIAANTVVRSIVGAFLPLAGPSMYATLGLGWGNSLLGFVALGLLPVPVVFYFYGKRIRMNSRYQVSV, encoded by the exons ATGGGTCACCAGGAAGAGCCGCCAAGGATTTGCAAAACACCCAGTGGACATGGCCAGGGGGAGGGACCAGCAGAGAAGACATCAAAACCGTCGACTGAGGAGGTGGGCTGGGATGGGCCGACCGACCCTGCGCGACCGGTGAACTGGtcgaggaaaaagaaatggtgGAATATGGGCATCATCTCCTATCTCACCTTTCTCACCCCCTTGACCTCGTCCATTGTCGCTCCGGCACAGGGGCTCGTCATGAAAGACTTCCATTCCACCAACCGGACTCTGGCCTCCTTCGTTGTCTCCATCTACCTCGTCGGCTTCGCCGTCGGACCGCTCTTCCTCGCGCCGCTTTCAGAAATCTATGGTCGACTGCGTGTCTATCAGGTGGGTACCTTCATCTTTACGATCTGGAATATTGCAGGTGCCCTCGCCCCTAATGTCGGGGCGCTGCTGGTCTTTCGCCTGTTTGCTGGGATTTCGGGCAGCGGTCCGGTCACTCTGGGGGCAGGCTCTGTCGCAGATATGTTTGCTCGACAGGAGCGTGGAGTCGCCATGTCCCTCTATGGGCTGGGCCCGCTCCTTGGCCCTGTCATCGGGCCGATCGCTGGTGGCTACCTCTCCCAGGCACAAGGTTGGCGGTGGGTATTCTGGCTGCTAGCCATTGTG TCCGGGGTCGCGGTCGTTCTGGTTTTATTTGTCCTATCCGAATCATACGAACCGGTTCTCCTGCGGCAAAAAGCGAAGCGAATCAGACAAGAAAACACATCGGTGGAGGTGAACGCGGGACAGGCCCTGAAGCTAGACTCCCGGAAGGTTTTCATACAGGCGATAACCCGACCAACGAAATTACTCTTCCTCACTCCAAATGTCGCCTTGTTCTCGCTATACACAG GGGTGGTATTCGGCTACCTGTACCTGCTCTTTACCACCGTCACCGAAGTATACGAAACCACCTACAATTTTAGCCAAGGCGCCACCGGATTGGTTTACATTGGCATTGGTGTTGGAGCCCTCATTGGCATTACTGGCTTTGGTGCCCTTTCCGACAAGATCCAAAATCTCCTCATCGAAAGAAACAACGGCCAAGCGGAGCCGGAATTCCGACTTCCGCCGCTCATCCCAGGAAGCTTCCTGATCCCCATCGGTCTCTTCTGGTACGGCTGGTCCGCTCAGATGCATGTCCATTGGATCATGCCCATCATTGGCCTGGGCTGGGTCGGCTGCGGAATGATCGCGACCCTCCTCCCCATTCAATCCTATCTCGTGGACGCGTTCGGCGAATATGCTGCCTCAGCCATCGCGGCGAACACGGTCGTGCGGTCCATCGTCGGAGCTTTCTTGCCGCTTGCCGGGCCTTCCATGTATGCTACcctggggctgggatgggGGAACTCATTGCTTGGGTTTGTCGCGTTGGGTTTGTTGCCGGTGCCAGTGGTATTCTACTTTTACGGCAAGCGGATCCGCATGAACTCTCGCTATCAGGTGTCGGTGTGA